A single window of Cryptococcus neoformans var. neoformans JEC21 chromosome 3 sequence DNA harbors:
- a CDS encoding expressed protein, which yields MSLIPSSSPSSVPFFVPHLGPSSKHGVYPTPGGKGKGKELFGGGKGFDPEEEVDDREWDMRVARAMIHLQETLPHFFNAEMTAATMLPPDIYSQNMLLKLPAPLPLKISSLSGYSMAFSLTRNGMQALHTDLRSEMERMTFSPSPQDMGQESKRAAVLLARKGIPSHRMKQIRVLVSVYGTLRLPPHKEAKWHTSSLYTFSPTSGLIVSHEVETIRPLPGEGVAEWMMSRLLGWTSKNAGHEGAIPCPRTVALPPEHRVARFREEREEKRED from the exons ATGTCACTCATtccgtcttcatcaccgTCCTCTGTTCCTTTCTTTGTACCTCATCTTGGCCCCTCCTCAAAGCATGGTGTATATCCCACTCCGGGTGGAAAGGGTAAGGGTAAGGAACTCTTTGGTGGTGGGAAAGGGTTTGATcccgaagaggaagtggatgatCGGGAATGGGATATGCGTGTCG CAAGGGCAATGATACACCTTCAAGAAACACTCCCGCATTTCTTTAATGCTGAGATGACAGCAGCGACAATGTTACCGCCTGACATCTATAGTCAGAATATGCTGCTCAAGCTACCAGCGCCGTTGCCTTTGAAG ATATCCTCATTGTCTGGCTATTCAATGGCGTTCTCTCTTACTCGCAATGGCATGCAAG CCTTACATACAGATTTGCGAtcagagatggagagaatgaCATTCTCCCCATCACCTCAAGACATGGGACAAGAAAGCAAAAGAGCCGCAGTTTTACTTGCGAGAAAAGGGATCCCCAGCCACCGTATGAAGCAGATCAGGGTCTTGGTCTCAGTATATGGCACCCTGCGCTTGCCTCCTCATAAA GAGGCTAAATGGCATACATCGTCTCTATAcaccttctctcccacaTCAGGTTTGATCGTTTCACACGAGGTAGAGACTATCAGGCCTCTTCCCGGAGAAGGGGTCGCGGAGTGGATGATGTCACGACTGCTTGGGTGGACTTCGAAGAATGCAGGTCATGAAGGAGCTATACCATGTCCTCGGACAGTGGCGTTACCTCCTGAACATAGAGTGGCGCGATTCAGGGAAGAGcgtgaggagaagagggaagactGA
- a CDS encoding expressed protein, whose product MPPKDPTFSDDEASSGRGDSAQPEDIHGRGSSSSARKAQNRIAQREFRLRKQQYIRDLEAKVQMLEGDKEERVELMTLLVRNLMKENKDLRHMLRLTASFIGEGLGSCLPRLGLSADQLDAILNRADTDTVYEAFINLKASRELEMSNPGIKLGEPRRRAGNLPPKRKRTEDEGGTPIGPAETPEDGASSAGKEKGKTSQNSDISNSKRIKSVFDQPIPSDEYTYLFPDLDSMLMASESFDDPSISRFDINGQMGQSRVPNELPRVDYGQQQRLMSSNTGNVRFPSYNGSTALAGDPLAANLAVSNSSSANYPPSNPSMPSCVTPVRPVAPLVNEGNQSTRRSSTSNEPSTQSDSIRRLAAEHRGAFDGPGMTSQEIEERRKAEDSLIKSIEEGDTPDRKLEAMQLITYHLNNFRMNHEYHLPPSLRPTVVQRTVPHEHAIDGICFPSLRDRMILLRGRYDLVEVFHSLLAEFTLHGDDVLDHRSYEVSEKFIHDYSILVDDSIVAISNKWRALRGEPPIQWPLKDQGQNQLILSGATSQ is encoded by the exons ATGCCGCCCAAGGACCCCACATTCTCAGAC GATGAGGCGAGTTCAGGGAGAGGTGATTCGGCCCAACCAGAGGATATTCATGGGAGAGGCTC GTCGAGTTCGGCAAGAAAGGCTCAGAACAGGATTGCCCAGAGGGAGTTCAGGCTTCGTAAGCAG CAATAT ATCCGTGACCTTGAGGCCAAGGTGCAGATGCTTGAGGGCGACAAAGAGGAGCGTGTGGAACTTATGACGCTTTTAGTGCGAAAtctgatgaaggagaataAGGATTTAAGACATATGCTTAGACTTACTGCGTCATTCATTGGCGAAG GCCTTGGTTCTTGTTTGCCCAGGCTTGGTCTTTCGGCAGATCAGCTGGATGCCATCTTGAATCGCGCTGACACTGATACGGTCTATGAGGCATTTATCAATCTCAAAGCTTCTCGAGAGCTTGAGATGTCTAATCCAGGCATCAAGCTTGGTGAGCCTCGTCGCAGAGCGGGCAATTTGCCTCCAAAGCGCAAGCGTACAGAGGACGAGGGTGGGACTCCAATAGGGCCTGCTGAAACGCCTGAAGATGGCGCATCTAGCgctggaaaggagaaaggcAAAACTTCACAAAACAGTGACATCTCTAACTCTAAAAGGATCAAGTCGGTTTTTGATCAGCCAATACCCAGCGACGAGTATACGTATTTGTTCCCCGATCTCGACAGCATGCTTATGGCTTCCGAGTCGTTTGATGACCCCTCAATAAGTCGTTTCGACATCAACGGTCAGATGGGCCAAAGTCGTGTCCCCAATGAGCTTCCTCGTGTAGATTATGGACAGCAACAGAGGCTAATGTCTTCTAATACTGGGAATGTTCGCTTTCCCAGCTATAATGGGTCGACCGCTTTAG CCGGCGATCCGCTGGCTGCCAACCTTGCCGTTTCGAATAGTTCGTCCGCAAATTATCCACCGTCCAATCCATCCATGCCGTCTTGTGTCACCCCAGTCAGGCCGGTGGCCCCTTTGGTGAACGAAGGCAACCAATCTACTCGACGTTCTTCTACAAGCAATGAGCCATCGACGCAGAGTGATTCCATCCGAAGACTGGCCGCTGAACATCGCGGCGCTTTCGATGGCCCTGGTATGACGTCGCAAGAAATCGAAGAAAGACGCAAAGCGGAGGACAGCCTGATCAAATccattgaagaaggagatacACCTGACAGAAAGTTAGAGGCTATGCAG CTTATCACCTATCATCTCAACAA CTTCCGCATGAACCACGAGTATCATCtccctccatctctccgTCCTACGGTCGTCCAAAGAACAGTTCCTCACGAGCACGCTATCGATGGAATTTGTTTCCCGTCCTTGCGGGACCGTATGATCTTACTCCGCG GACGATACGACTTGGTGGAGGTTTTTCATTCCTTATTGGCCGAG TTCACCCTTCACGGTGACGACGTACTTGACCATAGAAGCTATGAGGTATCCGAAAAATTCATTCACGATTACAG CATTCTTGTCGACGACTCAATAGTTGCGATCAGTAATAAGTGGCGCGCGTTACGGGGAGAACCTCCCATCCAGTGGCCTTTGAAGGACCAGGGGCAGAATCAATTAATCTTGTCTGGGGCTACGTCTCAGTAG
- a CDS encoding aldo-keto reductase, putative: MSLSLDSTIKLASGNLIPRLGFGVYQARSKECEDAVKKAIDTGYRHVDTAQAYHNEENVGRAIRNSGVPRPSVFLTSKYMPSHTVYSPTEVLDVVRKSLKKVDRCGDDKPYIDLMLIHAPWGGEEGRKNNWEALTIAQKEGWVKDIGVSNFGIHHLKALPPPVPAVNQIELHPFCQQRDIVKYCEEHGIAIEAYSPLVRANKKHYDNEVLVKVAKKYGKEVAQVLLRWSLQKGYIPLPKSVTPSRIESNADLYDFKLDQEDMAEIDGLDKGSEGAISWNPVNHE; this comes from the exons ATGTCACTATCACTTGATTCTACCATTAAACTTGCCAGCGGAAATCTCATCCCTCGCCTTGGGTTTGGTGTGTACCAGGCCCGCTCCAAAGAATGCGAGGACGCAGTCAAGAAGGCCATTGATACTGGTTACCGGCATG TGGACACTGCGCAAGCATATCATAACGAAGAAA ACGTTGGGCGTGCCATACGCAACTCTGGCGTACCTCGCCCCTCAGTTTTCTTGACGAGCAAGTACATGCCTTCCCATACTGTATATTCACCTACAGAAGTTTTGGATGTCGTTCGCAAGTCCTTGAAAAAAGTGGATCGTTGTGGAGACGACAAGCCTTACATCGACTTGATGTTGATTCATGCTCCatggggaggagaagaaggtagaAAGAATAACTGGGAAGCCTTGACGATAGCGCAGAAAGAAGGCTGGGTGAAGGATATAGGAGTCTCCAACTT CGGTATCCACCACCTCAAagctctccctcctcctgtaCCAGCCGTTAACCAAATTGAATTGCACCCCTTTTGTCAACAACGTGATATAGTCAAGTACTGTGAAGAGCATGGGATCGCCATCGAGGCTTATTCGCCTCTAGTAAGGGCTAACAAGAAGCACTATGATAACGAGGTGCTGGTCAAGGTCGCAAAAAAGTATGGGAAAGAAGTGGCTCAAGTCTTGCTCAGATGGAGTCTTCAGAAAGG CTATATCCCTCTTCCTAAGTCTGTCACACCGTCTCGTATTGAGTCGAATGCCGATCTTTATGATTTCAAATTGGATCAGGAAGATATGGCAGAGATCGATGGCTTGGATAAAGGTTCTGAGGGTGCCATTTCGTGGAATCCTGTTAATCATGAGTAG
- a CDS encoding polyamine transport-related protein, putative yields the protein MEKVGGTRNIVSEKGQSSMDHDYDTESYPIVNCGKPLPFQHNKRRRSSTGVVETSTPAPPPEIELSSTSLSSREARQVITSFPTSPANPINWATRKKWTITAILALTGFISTAGSSIGVPGLHAVMSEFGETNEKIGVLIAGAYVLGLGTGPFVFAPVSELYGRQIAYISSQIFYVLFTLGTGFTQSMTALIILRFFCGCFASPPPSLGVATCADMFLPHERGKPISLYALGPIGGPIIGNMIGYWLLFGGWRWAYYFMTIVAFFNFVLMVFFLRETYAPAIQKIMDYQITHPLSPSTSRRRHHLPKLTWMMAMVSKEDAKAVYGRAFSRPPRLLFTNPVAFAFSLYYAYVYGIIYLFLVALPLLYGKPPFSQPALFSYEWPLATMGLPYISMGLGFVSAVAIASQCQDRIYKHFSKINGDNGQPEYRLVLTQIGMCIMPIGLFIFGWTANAEVHWMGPFVGQAVMGIGLMLAFNTIQNFFVDAFYPYSAAAVAGATAARSVVACIMPLFTTTMFVKLGWGWGGTLIACIAIVGIPAPMIMFFFGQRLRERYAFQG from the exons ATGGAGAAAGTCGGAGGAACCCGCAATATCGTCTCCGAAAAAGGCCAATCTTCTATGGATCACGATTATGATACAGAATCATATCCTATTGTCAATTGCGGCAAACCACTGCCCTTCCAGCATAACAAGCGTCGCAGATCATCTACAGGGGTGGTGGAAACATCAACACCTGCACCACCACCTGAAATTGAATTATCGTCCACATCACTGTCCTCTCGCGAAGCACGGCAAGTTATTACGTCCTTCCCTACCTCTCCTGCCAATCCTATCAACTGGGCAACCAGAAAGAAATGGACCATAACAGCAATTCTTGCATTAACTGGATTCATTTCCACTGCAGGAAGTTCCATCGGCGTACCTGGGCTACATGCAGTAATGTCTGAATTCGGAGAGACAAACGAGAAGATAGGAGTTCTAATCGCTGGTGCCTATGTTCTAGGTCTAGG AACCGGACCATTTGTGTTTGCACCAGTGTCGGAGCTCTATGGACGGCAAATAGCCTATATCTCAAGCCAAATATTCTATGTCTTGTTCACCTTGGGAACGGGTTTCACTCAGAG CATGACAGCACTTATCATTCTACGATT TTTTTGCGGATGTTTTGCTTCTCCTCCGCCATCTCTAGGTGTGGCGACTTGCGCTGAT ATGTTCCTACCACATGAAAGAGGCAAGCCCATATCATTGTATGCTCTAGGGCCGATT GGCGGGCCCATCATTGGCAACATGATAGGCTACTGGCTATTGTTCgggggatggagatgggCCTACTACTTTATGACAATAGTTGCGTTTTTCAACTTTGTATTGATGGTCTTTTTCCTCAGGGAGACCTATGCTCC TGCTATTCAAAAGATCATGGACTATCAGATTACTCACCCACTTTCTCCTTCGACTTCCAGGCGGAGACATCATCTGCCAAAGTTAACctggatgatggcgatggtCTCAAAAGAGGACGCGAAAGCAGTCTATGGCAGGGCATTTTCACGTCCCCCACGATTGCTGTTTACCAACCCGGTTGCGTTTGCTTTCTCTTTGTATTACGCTTATGTGTACG GTATAATCTatctttttttggtggCTTTACCTCTCTTGTACGGCAAGCCGCCATTTAGTCAGCCCGCCTTGTTTTCATACGAATGGCCTTTGGCCACAATGGGTTTACCATACATTTCTATGG GCTTGGGCTTCGTGAGTGCGGTGGCCATAGCCTCCCAGTGTCAAGACCGTATATACAAACACTTTTCAAAGATTAATGGTGACAACGGCCAGCCAGAATATAGA CTCGTACTGACTCAAATAGGCATGTGTATCATGCCAATTGGACTATTTATTTTT GGGTGGACAGCGAACGCAGAAGTACACTGGATGGGACCTTTCGTGGGCCAGGCTGTCATGGGAATTGGGTTGATGCTAGCATTTAACACCATCCAGAATTT CTTCGTGGATGCTTTTTATCCTTACTCTGCTGCAGCCGTAGCCGGGGCAACTGCT GCTCGTTCGGTTGTGGCGTGTATCATGCCGCTCTTTACGACCACCATGTTTGTAAAGCTTGGATGGGGGTGGGGTGGTACCCTTATCGCCTGTATAGCCATTGTCGGAATACCGGCGCCAATGATC ATGTTCTTTTTCGGGCAGAGGTTACGAGAGCGTTATGCCTTCCAAGGGTAG